Genomic DNA from Elgaria multicarinata webbii isolate HBS135686 ecotype San Diego chromosome 2, rElgMul1.1.pri, whole genome shotgun sequence:
tctatactactgcgttaaaacagtttataacagtagtgacaactgttgggcacactccatatacagttttcaaaccgttttcaaagtgctgtatCTTGCTTAGTGcctaaatgttttattttcagttggaAATAATCTTCTAATATAAATTTCCAATGAAAACCCATTTTGAGGGTAGATTTTAACGTTGTGTCCCCTGATCCAGTAATCTTTCCCAAATCTGGAAGCTCTAATGCATGCAAAGAGCTACCTCCTCTACTTCATtacttccccattcatttcagtggatggaGCTGAtctacacacattattattattattattattattattattattattattatcatcatcatcatcatcatcatcatctgtatcctgccttttgcccaatgctgggcctcaaggaagccttacaaagtttaaaacataaattgggtgggtgagtgggggaaacaacaacaacaaaaacataaacttttaaaatacacagcaaaattataagacattaacatagatggagggccaaattattctccaaaggcctgctggaacacaaaagttttagcctgcttccaaaagcccatcaagtggggagccagtctagcttccctgggaagagagttccagagcactggagcagccaccgagaaggccctctcccatgttcccaccaagcacgcctgtgaagatggtgggactgaaagaaggacttctccagaagatctcaaagaacgggcaggctcgtaagggagaatacgttctttcaaataatgaATGTATAATCCTTAATGCACACCCATTGTCTCTCCCAACCTCCACTAAAGGGAATAAGATAGGAACACCTATCCTAGGGGCCCCTATGCAAGCGATCCCAGAGTAAATCTGAGAGCACAACCAGCTATGGATTGCAGTAGCATTTAGGGTTACATCTATTTTCAGCCTGATATTGAAGCTATCTTCATAATCTAATAGCTTACCTGTGGCACAGAGCATCAGTTGCACTTAGAGGATGGTTGCTTGGTCATGGGATATTTATTCATTCTCTTGTGAAGGTTCCCTCGAGGTTGTATTtctcttgtgctgctgctgctgctgctgcttcagagcAGAGAAATGGAAGTCACCTAAGTGAGGCACCTGTGAATGATCTGTGGCCATCTTCCACAAGCAGGTGCTGTCCAGTTTTGttcactacagctcccatcatttccaTGCACCCATGGCTAATTTTGTCTGCTCTCCTAtttatatctactcagaagtaagctgcatttcattaaatgggacttactcacaggtaactGTATAGGactgttgcagcaaaaggttaTTTGGGTCCAGTAATTATTTGAAATGTCTTCCTCATGGAGGCTcatcgttatcttttcagtgcaaggtgaataactttttttattttacttgtgtgtatgtgtgtatttttaaagatcTTTTGGCCCACTTGTGTACCTCCGGACCCAGCTGGCCCCACCTGCTTGGCTGCTGGCCAGCTGGCTTACTTTTCCTGCATGTACACATGCGCCTGCCTCACCAGTGTGGTGCCTGTAAGGTCTTTTCACCTTCAGGAGCCCTGTGGTGCCTACATAAGGTTGGGCAATTGCAAGAAGTCCTGGAAGTTCTGGGATCTCTTGTGATGATTTGCTGGATGCACAAGCACAAAGCAACTCCTGAAGGTGGAAATAGCTTAAGTGCAGTGCGCTGGTGAGGTGAGTGAGCATGCCGCACGAGGAAAAGCCAGCTACATGGCAGAGGGCAGGTgagcagattgggggggaaggaggaggaggcacagcaGGTCCCTGCTTCAGGCGGCAACCAGCCTTGGGCCGAGCCTGCACATAGCAAGCTTGGAAAGGTATGGATGTCAACAAGAGATTGCATTCGAGTTTGTGCAAACTGGGGAAATCCTGTTCAAAtctgaactgaaatgaatgctTCATACAACCCTACACTCCCCCAGTGCAAAGCAACATCCTTTCTAATTTAAATGTTATATAGTTTAGCAATACTAAACTATATCCTTCATCCATTCCTTATTTACActgtattaaaacaacaacaacacacacaaacatacagtaCTTGGAATCAAAAACACTCTCATGCAGATTTGTATGGGTGGTTTCAAACTAATTTGACAAatcacctttttattttatttttatttattatagggaTTTTTTTACCAGTCATTTTCCCAGAGTGATTTACAATAATAGTTATATACTGCCTTTTACAACTGGGAGAGGGGGGgtcttcatggtgccgagttggcactgcatttccccccaaaccctcACCTTCGCTCTTGCAGGGCTGTGCCCATTATCCCCACACAAAGGAGCAAGAGCAGGATTTATATAGATCATGGGAGAAGGGAGCTGTcgccaccattgccaccactgctgccttccctccctggcttccccccccccccatacctcgTGGGGATTGAAGGCAGAGGAAGGGAGGACCTTCCTCCCAGCAAAAGGGAGAATCTTTCCCCCACAGAGGCAGCGCAGGGGACATTCCAGTGACCATTTGGCtcacccctcccccttgcccaagtagatggtgaccaatcaggggttgccatccacacAGCCATGTGTCTGACACGAccctgaagcagcagcaacagatggCGATGCATCATCCTCACTGTTCTCCAGACAAAAAAgccagggtaaatccccaacttttttgctttagagcattgggagaaagccccaggatgcctgcacagtggcttctgcatcatataattgacccCACACCcctgtgcacccaccccagggctttcttcATGTATAGACAGTCCCTAAGTTCTCAAAAGTGGTTTACACAGCAAGATTGGGAAAGAAGCCTAGGGCTGAATGAAAATCCCTCCTGCAAGGAAATCTCCACCCCATTTACAGGTGGAGGATATTTCAGTGATGTAGGAGAGGGGGTGAAATTCCCCCTAAAATTTGGGGGCTGCTTACCTACAGTCATGGTGGTGGTGACAAAAGTTTctctttggttttggttttcttttactttcttttgCCACTGTCACCATGGGCAAACAATTCTGAAATTTGTAATGAGTTTATTCTGCCTGCCCTTTGGAATCATCCATCTTCCACCTTTCCTAGGTTTTGAGCCAAAAGTCATCACTTGAAAATTGCAATTCAGATGTTTTCACTACAGCTTATCTTCTTATTTCCTTGAACAGGACATTCCTTGAGTCATCACAGGGCAAATGGTCTCAGTGGCTCCTGTCTCTCAGGACTCTGGGCAGTAATGGCTGTTTGATAGGCACTGGTGCTTTCCAAATGCTTTTCTGACCTCTGTGGGACCACTAAGAGAGCTTCTTTAGAAGACCTCAGTGATGATAAGggtgataagggagaaggtgtgTTCCCAAATATCCGAGTCCCAAGTTGTTCACAGCTTTATAAACTACTGAGAGCACCCAGTCCCAAATccccagatgatctctcccaatggtttcatgtagatgttcaaTAGCAGAGAGAACAAGATAGAACCCTGCACAATCCCAAGGAATGTCCCCCCTTTCCACTTTCTGGGAATCATAGGGCCAGAGTAGGGCCAGAGCTACAATAAAATTGTGCTGCACAATCCCACCTCTGCCACTTGGCCCAGAAGAATATCAAGATCAATCATATCAAGAACTTCTGAGAGGTCCAGCACAACCAATAGAAAAACATTTCTTCTGTTCAGCTCCCAACATATGTCATCCACTAGGGATAACATACATTGGCAGTCTGTCATCTACCAGACTGTCTCAGTCCAAACTGGACCCAATCCCAGATTGGTTAGGATCAAGATAATCAGTTACATCCATGAAGGCTTGTAGCTGGACAACCTCCACTCACTCAAGCACTTTGCTTAAGACTGACAATATTGGGCAAGATTGAGgtggggaaacctgtggccctccagctgttggtggactacaacttccatcagtcctagtcagcataaccaatggtgagagatgatggcggctgcagtccaacaacaactggaaatgcacactttccatcCCTGGGCAAGATGAACTAATGGTCTGCTTTATTATAATACTTGTTTGTAGGTTCATCCATCTATGTTCACATGGTAAAAGATGGGCTGCAGTGCCTACACCACCCACTCTGTATGTCATGGTGGACCATCGCTTTGAATGTTAGGGAAAGGGTTTCTGGAAATCCATTCAAATTACAAGTCTGGACCAACGGATTCTATGTGCATCCTATAAACCAAAATGAACCATTGGTGGCATGTAAATGTGTAATGTATAAAGTCCACAAgtgtttttttaatctctctGTAATTATATTCCTGCTGTTTATATCATCTGCTAATTTGGTGATCTCTCCTAGGAGTAGAAATTCTTCAGAAACCTTTGCGAGCAAATCACTACAGGGACAAAGATACACATATATAAAGCCAGAAAGCTGTCAAGTGGGACCTGATCACAATGCatgaaaggaagagaaagcaCATCTATACAGGTAAGGCTGGGTGACTGACTACTTTaactaagggcctgttcagaactgactttttttttataaagttaaTGTCTTTTGCTATATGAAAATTGTATACAAAATATGCACGAGAAAGAAAGGAATGCTGCTTTTGCCAGGAACACATACAATAGGAAAACAATCAGCACACAGTTATTTTATCATGATTACTTGTGGAAAAATAAATGTTCTTGACATATAGCAGTGTGCAAAGGAGAGTATATTACCTCTTTGTAAAAAAAGTACCAAGTACTGTTGAGGAATGCCATTCCCTGAGCCTAATTTACTtcttagggttgttgttcttAATCTCTTAGGTGAGATAACACTAAAGAAGTACTGTGCATTGATTCCTGCCTGCTGATTGCATCATGCCATCCTCAAGAAGAAGATGATAGAGGAGGTGGAATAAATGGCAGATGCCAACCATACCGTAACCACTGTGAAGGAGTTCATTTTGTTTGGAATCACTGAACGCCCTGAGCTGCAGATGCCTCTcttcctcatcttcctcctgATCTACTGTATGACTGTGATGGGAAATCTGGGGATAATCATTTTAATCCGGACTGATAGCCGCCTCCATACCCCTATGTACTTCTTCCTCAGCCACTTGGCTTTTGTTGATCTCTGTTATTCCTCTGTCATCGCCCCCAAGATGCTGGCCAACTTCTTAGCAGCTAAGAAAACCATTTCTTTCCATGCATGCGCAGCACAGTTGGGCAGCTTCCTAACGTTCATGATCACAGAGTGTTTCCTCCTGGCAGTGATGGCATATGACCGCTATGTAGCCATCTGTAGCCCCCTGCTTTATCGGACCATCATGTCCCAGAGAGTCTGCATCCAGTTGGTAGCTGGCCCTTATGTATACAGCTTTTGCGTTGCCCTGTTTCACACAATAGTTACATTCCGTTTGTCCTTCTGCTCTGCTAATGTGATTAACCATTTCTACTGTGATGATCTCCCACTGTTAGCCCTTTCCTGTTCTGATACCAGCACCAAACAGATACTGATCTATGCGTTTGCTGGGTTTGATATGATCTGCTCCCTTCTCATAGTTCTCATCTCTTACACATTTATCCTCTTTGCCATCCTGAGAATCCGCTCTGCTCAGGGCCAACACAAAACTTTCTCCACCTGCGCCTCTCACCTGACAGCGGTCACCATCTTCTATGGAACTCTGATCTTTATGTATTTGCAGCCCAGTACTAACCACTCCCTAGCAACAGATAAAATAGCGTCTGTGTTCTACACGCTGGTGATTCCTATGCTGAATCCCCTGATCTATAGCCTGAGAAACAAGGAGGTGAAAGATGCTCTGAAGAGAACAACAGAAAGAATTGTGATTGttcacaaatgaatgaatgaatgaaatatatatatatatatatatatatatatatatatatattatatgtacAATTCAATGTATTTTATTCCAAGCAAGGAATAATGCAAGGTGTCATGTGTTAATCTGGAGCAGCACTTCATTTCGGCTCATATTCTAAACCGACAGAGGACAAAACTTTAAAGGTAGAACATACTGGTGAAACCTTAAGCTGAAGTCCTTCAGTCTTGCCCCAGCCCACCTgtcctctcactcactctctaccTCTGCATCTTCCACTGCTTTCTGGGTGGGGATGTGCCAGCATCCAACTGCAGGATGTATTGTTGGTGTTCCCCCATTTTGAACTTGCTCTTCTAGCTGCAGACAATCATCTACCATTGAAGGTCATAGGTACAGGGAGGCAAAAGCTGCACTCATCTACTAAatatattgagagccagtgtggtgtagtggttagagcgttggactggaggctctatcacacctacttttttatccagttttcatccgtggttttcccccctccatttcctaagtgagtcgagcgctgggcacttccatgtctgtgcattgttgcgctcttttAGCTCCTGTATCATTTCACCTAGAGCTCTACTATGCTAGTGAAATCTCCCAGCCCGCCTgctacattctcctttcccctgcagttattttatttttattttttaaaaaaatctttatttctgCTGAATACAATAATACAGCAGCCTGAAAgtgtgcaattatggtaaaacactATACTTtaccctaagatcatattaaacaagctccaaggaagggaggcatttgcaggaagcaggagggagcacagggccaagactgttgctgctgtttggcttgggaaaggtttacaggggaggagaagCAAACATGTACTGCAGCTCAGGTACCATGCTGGTGCCtcactccatttctaaaaaaaaccaagtctTAACTGAGAAGCTGCATAGTTCTAGGGAGGAGCtggggtgaaccaccaccaccacccctgtcccagtgcattttccacatttgttTTAAGATGAAAACATACCCCTGGTcatgactcctcaggagtaagaacatagagttaaatggggcctctctccctcccccttcatggttgagcagttgagcttagaaccaccccaccctcttcttttgtcagcaagaccaccctttcacacacacacacacacacacacacacacaccccaaagaacaggatggtctgataaaatgcaaggacagcaatacacaagagagaggagtgcatttatttcgcatggaggggCGGAAAGCAGACTTTCCTCgctccaaaatgaaatgaaaaatgaagtggaaggggtgaaatgagtgcaggtcagagacgatgtcatgtgagtaccgcgctgcaaaaccgcataccaggcatggcatttgtgtgataaatcgctggtctgggaggcaggagatctgagttctatgaagttcactgggtgactttgggccagtcacactttcagcccaacctacctcacagggttgttatgattaaatggagaggagggggatcaaGCACACAGTGTTGGGTTCCtggcaagagggggggaaatataatatatatgtaataaataaattaatacatattggtaaaacatatacaatttccTTTTGTTTCCCTTCGGCCTCTTTGCTAATCTAATTTGTCCTCCTTGCTATCTCATTCTTCCAGGATGTCTTCATATAGTTTTCCAAAGGTAAGGACAGTTAAGAAACTCTAGTGGCAGTGGTAGGGTTTACTAGCTGCAAAAGTAAATGGTGTGTCCTGTCCTGTCGTACCTGCCATTTCCCGCAGTAACATGAATCAGAGATTGAAGCTTCCCTGAAAGCACAAATTGCTGGGCATTTTACAGGACTCGAACAGCCAAAGAATGCAAAAGCAATCCTACAGCTAGAGTCACTGCAATGACTCTTCTACTTTTGGGATGAAACTGATAATGCAACAATGTTATACGCATTCTCCCACAAAGCCTTGTAGATTGTTTATCCAACACAAGGAGTTTTCTCTGACCATTCACATGTGCAGTAAAAAGACTGAGTTCAAAACTTCCACACTCAACACATTTGTGATAGGTTAAAAGCAGTTTTTATTGTTCTTATCACTGGTAAAGGTTGCAattgtttagaatcatagaatcatagaatagcagagttggaaggggcctacaaggccttcgagtccaaccccctgctcaatgcaggaatccaccctaaagcatccctgacagatggttgtccagcctcctcttgaatgcctctagtgtgggagagcccacagcctccctaggtaactgattccattgttgtactgctctaatagtcaggaagtttttcctgatgacaagctggaatctggcttcctttaacttgagcccattattccatatcctgcactctgggaggatcgagaagagatcctggccctcctctgtgtgacaaccttttcagtatttgaagagtgctatcatgtctcccctcaatcttcactatacactagggtgacc
This window encodes:
- the LOC134392508 gene encoding olfactory receptor 8U3-like isoform X2 — protein: MGEGSCSSIYEFILFGITERPELQMPLFLIFLLIYCMTVMGNLGIIILIRTDSRLHTPMYFFLSHLAFVDLCYSSVIAPKMLANFLAAKKTISFHACAAQLGSFLTFMITECFLLAVMAYDRYVAICSPLLYRTIMSQRVCIQLVAGPYVYSFCVALFHTIVTFRLSFCSANVINHFYCDDLPLLALSCSDTSTKQILIYAFAGFDMICSLLIVLISYTFILFAILRIRSAQGQHKTFSTCASHLTAVTIFYGTLIFMYLQPSTNHSLATDKIASVFYTLVIPMLNPLIYSLRNKEVKDALKRTTERIVIVHK
- the LOC134392508 gene encoding olfactory receptor 8U3-like isoform X3, with the protein product MNHWWHVNEFILFGITERPELQMPLFLIFLLIYCMTVMGNLGIIILIRTDSRLHTPMYFFLSHLAFVDLCYSSVIAPKMLANFLAAKKTISFHACAAQLGSFLTFMITECFLLAVMAYDRYVAICSPLLYRTIMSQRVCIQLVAGPYVYSFCVALFHTIVTFRLSFCSANVINHFYCDDLPLLALSCSDTSTKQILIYAFAGFDMICSLLIVLISYTFILFAILRIRSAQGQHKTFSTCASHLTAVTIFYGTLIFMYLQPSTNHSLATDKIASVFYTLVIPMLNPLIYSLRNKEVKDALKRTTERIVIVHK
- the LOC134392508 gene encoding olfactory receptor 8U3-like isoform X1 produces the protein MADANHTVTTVKEFILFGITERPELQMPLFLIFLLIYCMTVMGNLGIIILIRTDSRLHTPMYFFLSHLAFVDLCYSSVIAPKMLANFLAAKKTISFHACAAQLGSFLTFMITECFLLAVMAYDRYVAICSPLLYRTIMSQRVCIQLVAGPYVYSFCVALFHTIVTFRLSFCSANVINHFYCDDLPLLALSCSDTSTKQILIYAFAGFDMICSLLIVLISYTFILFAILRIRSAQGQHKTFSTCASHLTAVTIFYGTLIFMYLQPSTNHSLATDKIASVFYTLVIPMLNPLIYSLRNKEVKDALKRTTERIVIVHK
- the LOC134392508 gene encoding olfactory receptor 8U3-like isoform X4, yielding MPLFLIFLLIYCMTVMGNLGIIILIRTDSRLHTPMYFFLSHLAFVDLCYSSVIAPKMLANFLAAKKTISFHACAAQLGSFLTFMITECFLLAVMAYDRYVAICSPLLYRTIMSQRVCIQLVAGPYVYSFCVALFHTIVTFRLSFCSANVINHFYCDDLPLLALSCSDTSTKQILIYAFAGFDMICSLLIVLISYTFILFAILRIRSAQGQHKTFSTCASHLTAVTIFYGTLIFMYLQPSTNHSLATDKIASVFYTLVIPMLNPLIYSLRNKEVKDALKRTTERIVIVHK